The following proteins are encoded in a genomic region of Deltaproteobacteria bacterium:
- a CDS encoding AbrB/MazE/SpoVT family DNA-binding domain-containing protein, with product MKRVEATAKRDVKLVAVGNSKGIRLPKALLQKYGWSDSLVLEELEEGVLLYSREKNTLSWTDTYRAMAAEEEDWSDFDVTVADGVE from the coding sequence ATGAAAAGGGTCGAGGCAACAGCCAAGAGAGACGTCAAGTTGGTCGCGGTGGGCAATTCAAAGGGAATCCGTCTTCCGAAGGCTCTCTTGCAGAAGTACGGATGGAGCGATTCCCTCGTTCTGGAAGAGTTGGAGGAAGGTGTGCTTCTTTACAGCCGGGAGAAGAACACGCTGTCGTGGACGGATACTTACCGCGCCATGGCCGCCGAGGAGGAGGACTGGAGCGATTTCGACGTGACAGTGGCCGACGGCGTGGAATGA
- a CDS encoding aldo/keto reductase produces MEYRQFGTTDYKVSPMGLGCLSMSGMYGAGDDDESIATLHRAFELGINFLDTSASYGNGHNHVLIGKAIKGRRDQVVIHSKSGSPRAADGTGLDGGSSPKYLIQTCEESLQRLGIDCLDIYCMSRIDPAVPVEESVGGMARLVEQGKARYIGLSEASADSIRRAQKVHPIVSLQIEYSLWSRDAEQGNIDACREFGMGLMAYSPLGRGFFAGAVRDLSDLSEGDNRRNQPRLQPGNIERNLELLAQVDEVASDKGITTTQLALAWLMAQGPDIIPIPSSKSRKHLEENVKAVEVELTDEDLRRLNAILPYGAAAGDRTRDMKRVNV; encoded by the coding sequence ATGGAATACCGCCAATTCGGTACCACCGACTACAAGGTGTCGCCCATGGGGCTCGGCTGCCTGAGCATGTCGGGCATGTACGGAGCGGGAGATGACGACGAGTCCATCGCCACGCTGCACCGGGCCTTCGAGCTCGGCATCAACTTCCTGGACACCTCCGCCAGCTACGGCAACGGCCACAACCACGTGCTCATAGGCAAGGCCATCAAGGGCCGGCGCGACCAAGTGGTGATCCACTCAAAGTCCGGCAGCCCACGGGCCGCCGATGGCACCGGCCTCGACGGGGGCAGTTCGCCCAAGTATCTCATCCAGACCTGCGAGGAAAGCCTGCAACGGCTGGGCATCGACTGCCTGGACATCTACTGCATGTCGCGAATCGACCCCGCCGTCCCGGTGGAGGAATCCGTGGGTGGCATGGCACGTCTCGTGGAGCAGGGGAAGGCCCGCTACATCGGCCTGTCCGAGGCCAGCGCCGACTCCATTCGCCGAGCGCAGAAGGTCCACCCCATCGTCTCGCTCCAGATCGAGTACTCGCTCTGGTCCAGGGACGCCGAGCAGGGCAACATCGACGCCTGCCGCGAGTTCGGCATGGGCCTCATGGCCTACTCGCCCCTGGGCCGCGGCTTCTTCGCCGGCGCCGTCCGTGACCTGAGCGATCTCTCCGAAGGCGACAACCGCCGCAACCAGCCCCGCCTCCAACCCGGCAACATCGAGCGCAACCTGGAATTGCTCGCCCAAGTGGACGAAGTCGCCAGCGACAAGGGCATCACCACCACCCAACTAGCCCTGGCCTGGCTCATGGCCCAAGGCCCGGACATCATTCCCATCCCCAGCAGCAAGAGCCGCAAGCACCTGGAGGAGAACGTCAAGGCCGTGGAGGTGGAGCTGACGGACGAGGACCTGCGGCGGCTGAACGCCATCCTGCCTTACGGTGCCGCCGCCGGCGATCGCACGCGGGATATGAAGCGGGTGAACGTGTAG
- a CDS encoding type II toxin-antitoxin system PemK/MazF family toxin, protein MMATFPARYVIYFADLNPTVGGEIRKVRPVVVVSQNEMNQFLDTVVVCPLTTALHPEWRSRLQVECAGKKAEIAVDQIRAISKQRIARRLDRLAAEEARRLRRIITEMYGG, encoded by the coding sequence ATGATGGCCACCTTTCCCGCGCGTTACGTCATCTACTTTGCCGACCTCAATCCCACGGTGGGTGGCGAGATCCGCAAGGTCCGGCCTGTAGTGGTTGTAAGCCAAAACGAGATGAATCAGTTCCTGGATACGGTCGTCGTCTGTCCTCTCACCACGGCACTGCACCCCGAGTGGCGGAGTCGGTTGCAGGTTGAATGTGCCGGGAAGAAAGCGGAGATTGCCGTCGACCAGATACGCGCGATAAGCAAGCAGCGGATAGCGCGCAGGCTGGACCGGTTGGCTGCCGAGGAAGCACGCAGGCTTCGACGCATCATCACGGAGATGTATGGGGGATAG
- a CDS encoding SDR family NAD(P)-dependent oxidoreductase, translating into MKLADQVAVIVGGARGIGEAIAHTFAREGAKIALVDLERTKTELDGVAQAIREKGGEAVAITADATDLAQVERMVADVVARWGRLDILVNSVGFRGPMVQVHEITEEEWDNVLNVNLKAIFLCCKAALKVMIEQKHGSIVSISGTAGREGMALRGSLCAAKWGLLGLTQTIAKEAGPSGVRANIICPGGMDEADLREMYRDRAKGLGVTFEELWESVLAHTPLRKHALHEEVANAALFLASSDSSHTTGEALNVSGGRLMS; encoded by the coding sequence ATGAAACTGGCAGACCAGGTAGCAGTCATCGTCGGCGGCGCCCGCGGCATCGGCGAAGCCATCGCCCACACCTTCGCCCGCGAGGGCGCGAAAATCGCCCTGGTGGACCTGGAGAGGACGAAGACCGAGTTGGACGGCGTCGCTCAAGCCATCCGGGAGAAGGGCGGCGAAGCGGTGGCCATCACGGCCGACGCCACCGACCTTGCGCAGGTCGAGCGGATGGTGGCGGACGTTGTGGCGCGGTGGGGCCGGCTCGACATCCTCGTCAACAGCGTCGGCTTCCGCGGCCCCATGGTCCAGGTGCACGAGATCACCGAAGAGGAATGGGACAACGTCCTCAACGTCAACCTCAAGGCGATCTTCCTCTGCTGCAAGGCAGCCCTCAAGGTCATGATCGAGCAGAAGCACGGCAGCATCGTCAGCATCTCCGGCACCGCCGGCCGCGAGGGAATGGCGCTGCGCGGCTCCCTGTGCGCCGCCAAGTGGGGCCTTCTGGGCCTGACCCAGACCATCGCCAAGGAGGCCGGCCCCTCCGGCGTCCGCGCCAACATCATCTGCCCCGGGGGCATGGACGAGGCCGACCTGCGGGAAATGTACCGGGACCGCGCCAAGGGCCTCGGCGTCACCTTCGAGGAATTGTGGGAAAGCGTCCTGGCCCACACCCCGCTACGGAAGCACGCCCTGCACGAAGAGGTGGCCAACGCCGCGCTGTTCCTGGCGTCGAGCGACTCGTCCCACACCACCGGCGAGGCATTGAACGTGTCGGGGGGAAGATTGATGTCCTGA